A single Runella rosea DNA region contains:
- a CDS encoding bifunctional metallophosphatase/5'-nucleotidase: MMPSRRKFLQSGLFTGAILGSTPPLSASEENTNSKKSNHAKSGTITFLQTTDVHCQLHPHDELFWENNQLTFRKAGGYAHLATALDVLRKQNPTNTIVMDTGDMFQGSMLAIKTTGKAFVPLLNALNYDLYLPGNWEVVYNKQNMQHLMGGLLTPKVCANMYHDAGDGKRGNLIFQPYQIFNRLGIKIGFLGYTDPLVPIRQSPMYSKGIIYAKPEESLKEYVTLLKEQEQCDFVILLSHLGLSQQIALGNNPDCKGVDYIFGADTHERVRKPIQAEYTKIVEPGAFGSFVGKLDLRVESGKITGDSYELIEVDPKKYPAKKEIQELIEQIEKPYRAEINRIIGYSTLPLYRNFVVENTIDTLIVDALKWKVNTDIALSNGFRFCPPLTAGKDEKVAITEGYLFDMLPIDSNVKTAKATGQQLMEWLEKELQNVFAQDASKRFGGWLIRFKGMQIEFKAKERVGQRVQKVTIGGQPLNLDKTYTICACERDGDPDDMLCRLKGVKETRLTSYTLHTVMKEYLREFSPVTPALRHDATILDAPQNLLSQVFGVDYTFR; encoded by the coding sequence GACGTCCACTGCCAGCTTCACCCCCACGATGAGCTATTTTGGGAGAATAACCAACTTACCTTTCGTAAAGCAGGAGGCTACGCGCATTTGGCAACAGCCTTGGACGTATTACGCAAACAGAATCCGACCAATACCATCGTAATGGATACGGGCGATATGTTTCAGGGCAGTATGCTGGCCATCAAAACCACGGGAAAAGCGTTTGTTCCGCTTTTGAATGCGCTGAATTATGACCTGTATCTTCCCGGAAACTGGGAAGTGGTGTACAACAAACAAAACATGCAGCACCTGATGGGCGGGCTACTGACGCCCAAAGTCTGCGCCAATATGTACCACGACGCAGGCGACGGCAAACGGGGAAATCTCATTTTTCAACCCTACCAGATTTTCAATCGATTGGGGATTAAAATCGGTTTTTTGGGATATACCGACCCGTTGGTGCCGATTCGTCAATCTCCGATGTACAGCAAAGGAATCATTTACGCCAAACCCGAAGAAAGTTTAAAAGAATACGTGACTTTGCTGAAAGAACAAGAACAATGCGATTTTGTAATTTTACTTTCGCATTTAGGGCTTAGCCAGCAAATTGCTTTGGGCAACAACCCTGACTGTAAAGGAGTTGACTATATTTTTGGGGCTGATACGCACGAGCGTGTACGAAAACCAATTCAAGCCGAATACACCAAAATTGTCGAACCAGGGGCTTTTGGCTCTTTCGTCGGTAAACTCGACCTACGCGTTGAAAGCGGAAAAATCACGGGAGACTCATACGAACTTATTGAAGTTGACCCTAAAAAATATCCCGCAAAAAAGGAAATACAGGAGTTAATAGAACAAATTGAAAAACCGTACCGGGCTGAAATAAATCGTATTATCGGGTACAGTACTTTACCCTTATACCGAAATTTTGTGGTCGAAAACACCATTGATACCTTAATCGTGGACGCCCTCAAATGGAAAGTTAATACAGATATAGCCTTGTCAAACGGTTTTCGATTTTGCCCACCCCTAACCGCAGGCAAAGATGAAAAAGTGGCCATCACCGAAGGTTATCTTTTTGACATGCTTCCCATTGATTCTAACGTCAAAACAGCCAAAGCAACGGGCCAGCAACTCATGGAATGGCTCGAAAAAGAATTGCAAAACGTATTTGCCCAAGATGCATCCAAACGTTTTGGAGGCTGGCTGATACGGTTTAAAGGGATGCAGATAGAATTTAAAGCAAAGGAAAGAGTGGGTCAACGGGTGCAAAAAGTGACCATCGGCGGTCAGCCTCTCAATCTTGACAAAACCTACACCATATGCGCTTGCGAGCGAGACGGCGACCCCGATGATATGCTTTGTCGCCTCAAAGGAGTGAAAGAAACAAGGCTTACTTCCTATACCTTGCATACAGTGATGAAAGAATATTTGCGTGAATTTTCTCCCGTTACGCCCGCTTTACGCCACGATGCCACCATCCTAGACGCTCCGCAGAATCTTTTAAGTCAAGTTTTTGGGGTAGATTATACCTTTAGGTAA